The genomic stretch GCAAACATTGGCGAAGACGTGAGCAAAAAATTGTTTGAATATTTGGAAAACGGCGTTACCGACGGCTCGCTTACTGTGCCTGCATTGGCATTACGTCCGCATCCGAATGCACACCGTATTTTGCATATTCACAACAATAAGCCCGGCGTGTTGAGCGCAATCAATGCCGAACTTTCAAAAAATAATATCAACATTCTCGGTCAGTATTTAAGTACTAACGACACAATTGGTTATGTAGTGCTTGATATTGACAAAATGCTGTCGGACAAAGCATTTCAGCTATTGAAGAATGTGAAAGAAACAATTAAAGTACGTAAAGTTTATTGATGCTTTTTTAATTATCGGTTGGATTCTCTTTTAGCAATACAAAATCTTTCTGTTTCATTCCGGCAACAACGGGCTGTGGACAATATTTCGCTTTCTCTAAGCAAAGGCGAAGTGCTTGCGATTGTCGGCGAATCCGGTTCCGGCAAATCGGTTACTTCGCTTTCTGTTATTCGATTGTTGTCGAACAATGCAAAGATTACCGGCGATATTTTTTTGAATGAAAATGATGAAAAAATAAATCTTGTCCATCTTTCTAAAAAAGGGTTGCAGCAAATTCGCGGCAATAAAATTGCCATGATTTTTCAGGAACCGATGACCTCGCTTAATCCTGTAAAAACCTGCGGCAATCAGGTATCGGAAGCAATTCTTTTGCATAAAAAAATATCCCGGTCAGAAGCGCATAAGAAAGTAGTAGAATTGTTTACGCAAGTGCAACTTCCCGACCCCGAAAATATTTTCCGGCGTTATCCGCACCAAATCAGCGGTGGGCAAAAGCAGCGCGTAATGATTGCCATGGCAATGAGCTGCGAACCTGATTTATTGATTTGCGATGAACCTACAACAGCGTTGGATGTGTTGGTACAAAAAGAAATTTTGCTGCTTATAAAAAAGTTGCAGCAAAGTAAGCAGATGAGCGTGCTGTTTATTTCACACGACCTGAATCTTGTTGCAGAAATCGCAGATAAGATTGCTATTTTTTACAAAGGAAATCTCCTTGAAATCAATACGACTAAAGAAATAGTCAAGCAACCAAAGCACGCATACACAAAGGCTTTGCTTGCTTGTCGCCCGGGATTGTATGAAAAAGGGCAGCGCCTTCCTGTGGTTTCGGATTTTTTAAACGATGAAAATTATTCGGTACAAAAAACAGGAAGAAAAGAAAGTATTTCTTCTAAAGAAAATAGCAAACCTGTTTTATTGTCCGTAAAAAATTTAAACACATGGTACGCCGCAAAGCAAAATTTTTTCGGCAAAATTCTCCAATACAACAAAGCTGTGAACGATGTAAGTTTTGATGTATATAAAAATGAAATGCTTGGCTTGGTTGGCGGTTCCGGCTGCGGAAAAACCACATTGGGCAGAAGTATTATACAATTGGTCAAACCGCATTCAGGCAAAATTATTTATAAAGGGAAAAATATTTTATCTGCACCTGTACACGCTTTCGCTGCTGAAATGCAAATGATTTTTCAAGACCCTTATGCTTCGCTGAATCCCAAATGTAGCGTGGGTATGGCGATAGGCGAGCCATTGCGCGTTCATAAAATTTATCCTGAAAAAGAAATTAAAAATAAAGTTGTTGAATGGCTCGAAAAAGTAGGTTTGAATGCTTCGCATTACAATCGTTATCCGCATGAATTCAGCGGTGGACAACGGCAAAGAATTGTGATTGCACGTGCATTAATTATGCAGCCGGAATTTGTGATTTGCGATGAATCTGTTTCGGCGCTGGACGTAAGCGTGCAGGCGCAAGTGTTGAATTTGCTGAACGATTTGAAAAAAGAAATGGGGTTCACTTCAATTTTTATTTCGCACGATTTATCTGTTGTAAAATACTTGTGCGACCGCATTATCGTGATGAACAAAGGACGAATAGAAGAATCGGGAAGCGCAGAAGAAATATATTATCATCCGAAATCGGATTATACCAGACAATTGCTCGGCGCGTTGCCGGAAACAGTTTTATAACTTATTCACAACTATGCTTTTCGTTTGTCTGTATTCTGCACTGAAATAACCCAATGCTCCGCCGGAAATATTACTGACAGGGTTCGCCGGGGACAAATTGGTTATCTGGCTATTCAATGACAACTGGTAAAAATATTGATATACATTTTTGTCAATATCCATCATTGTTACTGTGATACTGTCTCCTACTTTAACATTGGCATTGTCTATGACTACCGGCAAAACGTTTGGCAAGCCGTCTTCCAGCTCGTCGTTGAATACATTAATATGGCTGTCCTGTATATGATTAACATACTGTTCAAAACGATAATAATTTTTTATGCCTTTGGGGTCGTCAAACACAGGCAGCAGAACAAATACTTTGAGCGATTGGGATGTTGAGCTGTTCTCTGTACTTAAACCTTGTAAAGGTACTTTCTGCGGCATGCGGCTGGTTGCTTTGTATGTTTTTCCATTTAAAAAAACCGTTAGCTGATATGTGTGCCCTGCAACGCCTTTTAATGCGGTTGCCTTATACACAGCATTCCCGTTTTGGTCTTTTGCGGCATGGAGCGTGTCGGTGTGATTGGAGTTACTGTCTTTGATATAAATTTTTGCACCGTCTGTCCCGGGATAAATATTTTGTGCCGCAAAGTTTATTGTTTTGGTTATGCGTACATAAGCAGCTTCATTACTTACAACTCCTTCTATTACTACCTGCGGGGAAGTGCTGTCTAAATTCAAATTAACTTCTTTGTCGCAGGCTGTGAAGCCCAAAACGACTGATGCAACTAATATTATAGTTTTTCTTTTCAATGTATCAAAAGTTAAAATTGTAAGTAATGCTCGGAACCCAGCGGAACAGCGAGGTTTGTATTGCCTGTGTCTGCAATGGATTATCGGGATTCTCTCTGAATTTTATATAATAAGGATTTTCTCTTCCGTAAACATTGTATAGCGCAAATGTCCATGAATCGTGAAAATGTTTATGCGGACGACCATCCAGTGTCAAGCTCAAATCAAGTCTGTGATAGTTTGGCATGTGATAATCGTTTCGTTTAGTGTAATAAAAAAATGTATTGCCACTCAACTCATATTTTCCACTCGGGAAAGTAACGGCGCTGCCTGTATAAAAGATAAAATTGCCCGACAGACTCCATCTTTTGGCAAACTTGTATATGCCAATCAAAGCAATATTATGCGTTTGATTTTGCGTTGCCGGATACCAATGATTGTTATTAATTCCATTAATTTGTCTAAGGCTTCTCGATAAAGTATAACTAAGCCATCCGGTAAATTTCCCTTTCTGCTTTTTAATAAAAAACTCTATGCCGTATGCCTTGCCGCGCCCGTACAACAATTCACTTTCTATATCCTGCGGTACGGTTAAATCTGTTCCGTCTTTATAATCAATTTGGTTCATCAGGCGCTTGGCATACGTTTCCACGCTAAATACAAACGCATCTTTAGCAAATGCCTGATAATAGCCGAGACTTACTTGGTCAGAAATTTCCGGGCGGATATTGTAACTGTCGCCAATCCATTGGTCGGTTGGTGTCGTAGCCAGGGAATTACTTATCAGATGAAGGTTTTGTACATTTCTGTCATAAGAAGCTTTAATACTTTTTCCGTTACCCAAAAGAAATGTAAGTGTACCTCTCGGTTCAATATTCAGATATGTTTTGCCTATTTGATTTTCTTTCAGAGAAACAGTATCTACCGCATTTTCGCCATTATATATAACATAATCGCCTTTACCCATAATGCTATATGCAGAGGCGCGAAATCCGTAATCAACTTCAAGCAATGAGCCTAATCTAAAATGATGACTGATATATGCTGCATTTTCCCAACCGAAACGCCTCTGCTTTCGCTGGGAATAATCGGCAGAATCGTTACCGCCCATAAATCTTGATGGCGTAACTACATGATATGTGCTGTTCCAGCCAAAGTCAATATAATGACGGCTATTAATAAGCCATTCGTAATCCTGTTTGACATTAAAATCAGAAATCCGTGAATTGACGTGAAATACATTCTCATCCTCTTTTATACCAACTTTGTATTTATAGTCGCTTGCAATAAAATAGGTATTAAGATGAAGCTTAGTGAAGAGCGTTGAGTTTAATCTTAAATTAATGATTTTACTACCCCAATCCACATCAAAATCTCCGCTAACGCCCAGTGCATCAGCGCC from Arachidicoccus sp. BS20 encodes the following:
- a CDS encoding ABC transporter ATP-binding protein, producing MDSLLAIQNLSVSFRQQRAVDNISLSLSKGEVLAIVGESGSGKSVTSLSVIRLLSNNAKITGDIFLNENDEKINLVHLSKKGLQQIRGNKIAMIFQEPMTSLNPVKTCGNQVSEAILLHKKISRSEAHKKVVELFTQVQLPDPENIFRRYPHQISGGQKQRVMIAMAMSCEPDLLICDEPTTALDVLVQKEILLLIKKLQQSKQMSVLFISHDLNLVAEIADKIAIFYKGNLLEINTTKEIVKQPKHAYTKALLACRPGLYEKGQRLPVVSDFLNDENYSVQKTGRKESISSKENSKPVLLSVKNLNTWYAAKQNFFGKILQYNKAVNDVSFDVYKNEMLGLVGGSGCGKTTLGRSIIQLVKPHSGKIIYKGKNILSAPVHAFAAEMQMIFQDPYASLNPKCSVGMAIGEPLRVHKIYPEKEIKNKVVEWLEKVGLNASHYNRYPHEFSGGQRQRIVIARALIMQPEFVICDESVSALDVSVQAQVLNLLNDLKKEMGFTSIFISHDLSVVKYLCDRIIVMNKGRIEESGSAEEIYYHPKSDYTRQLLGALPETVL
- a CDS encoding DUF4249 family protein is translated as MKRKTIILVASVVLGFTACDKEVNLNLDSTSPQVVIEGVVSNEAAYVRITKTINFAAQNIYPGTDGAKIYIKDSNSNHTDTLHAAKDQNGNAVYKATALKGVAGHTYQLTVFLNGKTYKATSRMPQKVPLQGLSTENSSTSQSLKVFVLLPVFDDPKGIKNYYRFEQYVNHIQDSHINVFNDELEDGLPNVLPVVIDNANVKVGDSITVTMMDIDKNVYQYFYQLSLNSQITNLSPANPVSNISGGALGYFSAEYRQTKSIVVNKL
- a CDS encoding TonB-dependent receptor, with amino-acid sequence MRKLILLLISSISSYGVIYAQKNIIVKGKIVDAKTGVPLYASTLFAKGNPDYKTLSDDSGYFRLNLLQGNYMLRVDHIGYVAYKRNVLFSGDTLLNISLYPVDTTLDTVMVSSNRHLATPAPVAAQHIDMSESSKLPVIFGERDILKAIQLLPGIQSVGDGNSGFYVRGSSTGQNLILLDGATLYNASHLFGFFSTFNSDVVNDVTLTKGNASAKYGGRLASVVDVHLDDGKTDRTEVTGGIGLISSRLAVEGPIQKNKSSYLISARRTYADIFLKLSKDKDIRNNRIYFYDVNAKASIQLNRTNKMYLSIYSGADALGVSGDFDVDWGSKIINLRLNSTLFTKLHLNTYFIASDYKYKVGIKEDENVFHVNSRISDFNVKQDYEWLINSRHYIDFGWNSTYHVVTPSRFMGGNDSADYSQRKQRRFGWENAAYISHHFRLGSLLEVDYGFRASAYSIMGKGDYVIYNGENAVDTVSLKENQIGKTYLNIEPRGTLTFLLGNGKSIKASYDRNVQNLHLISNSLATTPTDQWIGDSYNIRPEISDQVSLGYYQAFAKDAFVFSVETYAKRLMNQIDYKDGTDLTVPQDIESELLYGRGKAYGIEFFIKKQKGKFTGWLSYTLSRSLRQINGINNNHWYPATQNQTHNIALIGIYKFAKRWSLSGNFIFYTGSAVTFPSGKYELSGNTFFYYTKRNDYHMPNYHRLDLSLTLDGRPHKHFHDSWTFALYNVYGRENPYYIKFRENPDNPLQTQAIQTSLFRWVPSITYNFNF